The Rissa tridactyla isolate bRisTri1 chromosome 6, bRisTri1.patW.cur.20221130, whole genome shotgun sequence genome includes a region encoding these proteins:
- the CDH23 gene encoding cadherin-23 isoform X3: MPPGGWDAGTRRSGIIYVNHPLDRERVAEYRLTITVKDNPENIRNARRDFDLLVISIADENDNRPLFTQSSYQAEVMENSPPGTLVTVLNGPILALDSDEGSNAMVTYQLLEASLNFFVIDNRTGVISVKRGSMVDREALLDPLLEFTLVACDVGGLNSTASLVVTVLDDNDNRPIFQPASITAWLRENSPPGFSILQVTATDADSGLNQQLDYRIEGGGQDRFLIDTATGVIRVANISIDREERDAYRLTVVAVDQGTPALSGTATVSLFIDDINDCRPEFINPIQTVSIPESAPPGTVVAEVTAIDRDLHPRLEYYLLEIVARDDTDALVPDQQGVFTVDFRTGAVKIKTPLNRELVATYEVTISVHDNASEVIDRSVSVPNAKLTVNVLDVNDNTPRFRPFGVTYFTERILEGATQGTTLISISAVDPDKGANGQITYELLNLSPEGYVCLEDQSAGKVVANRTVDYEEVQWLNFTIRASDNGSPRRSAEIPVYLQIVDINDNNPVFSQPSYQKAVFEDVPLGTVILRVQATDADSGRFALIQYSLGDGEGKFGINPNTGDIYILSALDREKKDHYTLTAVARDNPGDVSSNRRENSVQVLVTVLDINDFRPQFSKSQFSTSVYENEPAGTSVITMTATDLDEGDNGVVTYSIEGPGAEAFKINKDSGLITSRRRLQSYERFNLTVVATDKGHPPLWGTTMLHVDVIDINDNRPVFVRPPNGTILHIKEEIPLGSNVYEVYATDKDEGLNGAVLYNLLKTGAGNKDWEYFSIDSVSGLIQTAMRLDREKQAVYNLIIVACDQGQPAYETMQPLQVALDDIDDNEPIFLRPPRDSPQYQALSVPEHSQPGTVVGNVTGAVDADEGSNAIVYYFIAAGNQESNFHLSREGKLQVLRDLDREKDPYYSIIVKASSQRNWSPPRGQRAGRAQAWDLNGDLTLQEVRIFLDDINDQSPQFTKSEYTAGVATDAKVGSELIRVVAVDADIGNNSLVLYNILGIRYIKQHSNDSEEVANIFSIGTLDGILRTFDLFTAYNPGYFVVDIMASDLVGHNDTAIVGIYILRDDQRVKIIINEIPDKVRQFEEEFISLLSNITGAIVNTDDVQFHVDKKGRVNFAQTELLIHVVNRDTNRILDVERVIQMIDENKEQLRNLFRNYNVLDVQPAITARAPDDLSALQMAIIVLAVLLFLAAMLFILMNWYYRTVHKRKLKAIVAGSTGNRGFMDIMDMPNTNKYSFDGANPVWLDPFCRNMELAAQAEHEDDLPENLSEITDLWNSPARTHGTFGREPSAAKPEDDRYLRAAIQEYDNIAKLGQIMREGPIKLIQKELEEEEEHSPGQGSLRFRHKQPVELKGPDGIHVVHGSTGTLLASDLNSLPEDDQKVLGRSLETLTADCGGYSDHNARTESAKSTPLHKMREVIMESPLEITEL, encoded by the exons ATGCCCCCAGGGGGGTGGGATGCCGGGACACGGAGG AGCGGCATCATCTACGTAAACCACCCGCTGGACAGGGAGCGGGTGGCAGAGTACAGGCTGACCATCACAGTGAAGGACAACCCCGAGAACATACGCAATGCCAGGCGG GATTTCGACCTGCTGGTCATTTCCATAGCGGATGAGAATGACAACCGCCCCCTCTTCACCCAGAGCTCCTACCAGGCTGAGGTGATGGAGAACTCGCCCCCAG GGACCCTGGTCACGGTGCTCAATGGACCCATCCTAGCTCTGGACAGTGATGAGGGCAGCAACGCCATGGTGACCTACCAGCTCCTGGAGGCATCTCTGAACTTCTTTGTTATCGACAACAGGACAG gtGTCATTTCAGTGAAACGTGGCAGCATGGTAGACCGAGAGGCTTTGCTGGACCCTCTGCTGGAGTTCACGCTGGTGGCTTGTGATGTGGGAGGGCTGAACAGCACTGCCAGCCTAGTGGTGACCGTCCTGGATGACAATGACAACCGCCCCATCTTCCAGCCAGCTTCCATCACGGCATGGCTGCGGGAAAACAGCCCCCCAG GCTTCTCCATCCTCCAGGTGACAGCCACAGATGCTGACAGTGGCCTCAACCAGCAGCTGGATTACCGGATTGAGGGTGGCGGCCAGGACAGGTTCCTGATCGACACCGCCACGGGGGTGATCCGGGTGGCCAACATCAGCATCGACCGGGAGGAGCGGGATGCCTACCGGCTGACAGTGGTGGCCGTGGACCAGGGCACGCCAGCGCTCTCGGGCACCGCCACCGTCAGCCTCTTCATCGACGACATCAACGACTGCAGGCCCGAGTTCATCAACCCCATCCAGACGGTCAGCATCCCTGAGTCGGCCCCCCCCGGCACCGTGGTGGCTGAGGTGACTGCCATCGACCGGGACCTCCACCCTCGCCTGGAGTACTACCTGCTGGAGATCGTGGCCCGTGACGACACAGACGCACTGGTGCCCGACCAGCAAGGAGTGTTCACAGTGGATTTTAGGACAG GAGCTGTGAAGATCAAAACTCCCCTCAACCGGGAACTGGTGGCCACCTACGAGGTCACCATCTCCGTCCACGATAATGCCAGCGAAGTCATCGACCGCTCCGTCAGCGTGCCCAACG CCAAGCTGACAGTCAATGTCTTGGACGTCAATGACAACACCCCCCGCTTCCGCCCCTTTGGGGTCACCTACTTCACGGAGAGGATCCTGGAGGGAGCCACACAGGGCACCACACTCATCTCCATCTCAGCGGTGGACCCGGACAAAGGTGCCAATGGGCAGATCACCTACGAGCTGCTGAACCTCTCCCCGGAAGGCTACGTCTGTCTTGAAGACCAGTCAGCAG GGAAGGTCGTGGCCAACAGGACGGTGGACTATGAGGAGGTGCAGTGGCTGAACTTCACCATCCGAGCTTCCGACAACGGCTCTCCCCGCAGATCCGCTGAGATCCCTGTGTACCTCCAGATAGTGGACATCAATGACAACAATCCTGTTTTCAGCCAACCATCCTACCAG aaagctgtCTTTGAGGACGTGCCATTGGGTACGGTCATCCTGAGGGTCCAGGCCACGGATGCAGATTCTGGGCGTTTTGCTCTCATCCAGTACAGCCTGGGGGATGGAGAGGGCAAGTTTGGGATAAATCCCAACACG GGTGACATCTACATCCTGTCAGCCCTGGACCGGGAGAAGAAGGATCACTACACGCTGACAGCTGTAGCCAGGGACAACCCCGGGGACGTGTCCAGTAACCGTCGGGAGAACTCCGTGCAG GTGCTGGTCACAGTCCTGGACATTAACGACTTCAGGCCCCAGTTCAGCAAGAGCCAGTTCAGCACCAGCGTCTACGAGAACGAGCCGGCGGGGACGTCGGTGATCACCATGACCGCCACCGACCTGGATGAAGGGGATAACGGCGTAGTGACCTACAGCATCGAGGGCCCCGGCGCAG AGGCTTTCAAGATCAATAAAGACTCGGGGCTCATCACATCCCGGCGGCGCTTGCAGTCCTACGAGAGGTTCAACCTGACTGTGGTGGCCACAGACAAGGGGCACCCGCCTCTCTGGGGGACCACCATGCTCCACGTGGACGTCATCGACATCAATGACAACCGCCCCGTCTTCGTCCGCCCGCCCAATGGCACCATCCTGCACATCAAGGAG GAGATCCCCCTGGGGTCCAACGTCTATGAGGTCTACGCCACGGACAAAGACGAGGGCCTCAACGGAGCAGTGCTCTACAACCTGCTGAAAACCGGGGCGGGGAACAAAGACTGGGAGTATTTCAGCATCGACTCAGTCAGCGGGCTGATCCAGACGGCCATGCGGCTGGACCGGGAGAAGCAGGCGGTGTACAAT ctgaTCATCGTGGCCTGTGACCAGGGCCAGCCAGCCTATGAGACCATGCAGCCTCTCCAGGTCGCACTCGATGACATTGATGACAATGAGCCCATCTTCCTCAGGCCACCC AGGGACAGTCCCCAGTACCAGGCACTTTCCGTCCCTGAGCACTCACAGCCAGGCACCGTGGTGGGAAATGTCACTGGGGCAGTGGATGCAGATGAGGGCTCCAACGCCATCGTCTACTACTTCATAGCAG CTGGGAACCAGGAGAGCAACTTCCATCTGAGCcgggaggggaagctgcaggtCTTGCGAGACCTGGACCGGGAGAAGGACCCATACTACTCCATCATAGTCAAAGCGTCCAGCCAGAGGAACtggtcccctccccggggccagCGGGCGGGCAGAGCCCAGGCCTGGGACCTCAACGGGGACCTGACCCTTCAGGAGGTGCGGATCTTCCTGGATGACATCAATGACCAGTCCCCCCAGTTCACCAAGTCAGAGTACACAGCAG GGGTCGCCACCGACGCCAAGGTGGGATCGGAGCTGATCAGAGTGGTCGCAGTGGACGCTGATATAGGCAATAACAGCCTGGTCCTGTACAACATCTTGGGTATCCGCTATATCAAGCAGCACTCCAACGACTCCGAGGAGGTGGCCAACATCTTCAGCATTG GAACCCTTGATGGAATCCTGCGAACCTTTGACCTCTTCACGGCCTACAACCCCGGCTACTTCGTGGTGGACATCATGGCCTCTGATCTGGTGGGCCACAACGACACGGCCATTGTGGGGATTTACATCCTGCGGGATGACCAGCGGGTCAAAATCATCATCAATGAGATCCCTGACAAAGTTAGGCAGTTCGAAGAGGAGTTCATCAGTCTGCTCTCCAACATCACAGGCGCCATTGTCAACACAGATGATGTGCAG TTCCATGTTGACAAGAAAGGTCGGGTGAACTTTGCACAGACAGAGCTTCTGATCCACGTGGTGAACAGGGATACCAACCGCATCCTGGACGTGGAGCG GGTGATTCAGATGATAGATGAgaacaaggagcagctgaggaaccTCTTCAGGAACTACAATGTGCTGGATGTGCAGCCCGCCATCACCGCCCGGGCCCCAGATGACCTCTCGGCTCTGCAG ATGGCGATCATCGTGCTGGCCGTCCTGCTCTTCCTGGCTGCCATGCTCTTCATCCTCATGAACTGGTACTACCGGACAGT GCACAAGAGGAAATTGAAAGCCATAGTGGCTGGCTCCACCG GGAACAGAGGCTTCATGGACATCATGGACATGCCAAACACCAACAAGTACTCCTTTGATGG GGCCAACCCTGTGTGGCTGGACCCCTTCTGCAGGAACATGGAGCTGGCGGCACAGGCGGAGCATGAGGACGACCTGCCGGAGAACCTGAGTGAGATCACCGACCTCTGGAACAGCCCGGCCCGCACTCAC GGGACCTTCGGCAGAGAGCCCTCCGCGGCCAAGCCCGAGGATGACCGCTACCTGCGGGCAGCCATCCAGGAGTACGACAACATTGCCAAGCTTGGGCAGATCATGCGGGAGGGACCCATCAAG
- the CDH23 gene encoding cadherin-23 isoform X2, protein MNLTLSENAPISSFVTRILARDADQGPNALLTFDITAGNKENAFYINSTSGIIYVNHPLDRERVAEYRLTITVKDNPENIRNARRDFDLLVISIADENDNRPLFTQSSYQAEVMENSPPGTLVTVLNGPILALDSDEGSNAMVTYQLLEASLNFFVIDNRTGVISVKRGSMVDREALLDPLLEFTLVACDVGGLNSTASLVVTVLDDNDNRPIFQPASITAWLRENSPPGFSILQVTATDADSGLNQQLDYRIEGGGQDRFLIDTATGVIRVANISIDREERDAYRLTVVAVDQGTPALSGTATVSLFIDDINDCRPEFINPIQTVSIPESAPPGTVVAEVTAIDRDLHPRLEYYLLEIVARDDTDALVPDQQGVFTVDFRTGAVKIKTPLNRELVATYEVTISVHDNASEVIDRSVSVPNAKLTVNVLDVNDNTPRFRPFGVTYFTERILEGATQGTTLISISAVDPDKGANGQITYELLNLSPEGYVCLEDQSAGKVVANRTVDYEEVQWLNFTIRASDNGSPRRSAEIPVYLQIVDINDNNPVFSQPSYQKAVFEDVPLGTVILRVQATDADSGRFALIQYSLGDGEGKFGINPNTGDIYILSALDREKKDHYTLTAVARDNPGDVSSNRRENSVQVLVTVLDINDFRPQFSKSQFSTSVYENEPAGTSVITMTATDLDEGDNGVVTYSIEGPGAEAFKINKDSGLITSRRRLQSYERFNLTVVATDKGHPPLWGTTMLHVDVIDINDNRPVFVRPPNGTILHIKEEIPLGSNVYEVYATDKDEGLNGAVLYNLLKTGAGNKDWEYFSIDSVSGLIQTAMRLDREKQAVYNLIIVACDQGQPAYETMQPLQVALDDIDDNEPIFLRPPRDSPQYQALSVPEHSQPGTVVGNVTGAVDADEGSNAIVYYFIAAGNQESNFHLSREGKLQVLRDLDREKDPYYSIIVKASSQRNWSPPRGQRAGRAQAWDLNGDLTLQEVRIFLDDINDQSPQFTKSEYTAGVATDAKVGSELIRVVAVDADIGNNSLVLYNILGIRYIKQHSNDSEEVANIFSIGTLDGILRTFDLFTAYNPGYFVVDIMASDLVGHNDTAIVGIYILRDDQRVKIIINEIPDKVRQFEEEFISLLSNITGAIVNTDDVQFHVDKKGRVNFAQTELLIHVVNRDTNRILDVERVIQMIDENKEQLRNLFRNYNVLDVQPAITARAPDDLSALQMAIIVLAVLLFLAAMLFILMNWYYRTVHKRKLKAIVAGSTGNRGFMDIMDMPNTNKYSFDGANPVWLDPFCRNMELAAQAEHEDDLPENLSEITDLWNSPARTHGTFGREPSAAKPEDDRYLRAAIQEYDNIAKLGQIMREGPIKLIQKELEEEEEHSPGQGSLRFRHKQPVELKGPDGIHVVHGSTGTLLASDLNSLPEDDQKVLGRSLETLTADCGGYSDHNARTESAKSTPLHKMREVIMESPLEITEL, encoded by the exons CAGCGAGAATGCCCCCATCTCCAGCTTCGTCACCCGCATCCTTGCCCGGGACGCAGATCAGGGGCCGAACGCACTCCTGACCTTCGACATAACTGCGGGCAACAAGGAGAATGCCTTCTACATCAACAGCACC AGCGGCATCATCTACGTAAACCACCCGCTGGACAGGGAGCGGGTGGCAGAGTACAGGCTGACCATCACAGTGAAGGACAACCCCGAGAACATACGCAATGCCAGGCGG GATTTCGACCTGCTGGTCATTTCCATAGCGGATGAGAATGACAACCGCCCCCTCTTCACCCAGAGCTCCTACCAGGCTGAGGTGATGGAGAACTCGCCCCCAG GGACCCTGGTCACGGTGCTCAATGGACCCATCCTAGCTCTGGACAGTGATGAGGGCAGCAACGCCATGGTGACCTACCAGCTCCTGGAGGCATCTCTGAACTTCTTTGTTATCGACAACAGGACAG gtGTCATTTCAGTGAAACGTGGCAGCATGGTAGACCGAGAGGCTTTGCTGGACCCTCTGCTGGAGTTCACGCTGGTGGCTTGTGATGTGGGAGGGCTGAACAGCACTGCCAGCCTAGTGGTGACCGTCCTGGATGACAATGACAACCGCCCCATCTTCCAGCCAGCTTCCATCACGGCATGGCTGCGGGAAAACAGCCCCCCAG GCTTCTCCATCCTCCAGGTGACAGCCACAGATGCTGACAGTGGCCTCAACCAGCAGCTGGATTACCGGATTGAGGGTGGCGGCCAGGACAGGTTCCTGATCGACACCGCCACGGGGGTGATCCGGGTGGCCAACATCAGCATCGACCGGGAGGAGCGGGATGCCTACCGGCTGACAGTGGTGGCCGTGGACCAGGGCACGCCAGCGCTCTCGGGCACCGCCACCGTCAGCCTCTTCATCGACGACATCAACGACTGCAGGCCCGAGTTCATCAACCCCATCCAGACGGTCAGCATCCCTGAGTCGGCCCCCCCCGGCACCGTGGTGGCTGAGGTGACTGCCATCGACCGGGACCTCCACCCTCGCCTGGAGTACTACCTGCTGGAGATCGTGGCCCGTGACGACACAGACGCACTGGTGCCCGACCAGCAAGGAGTGTTCACAGTGGATTTTAGGACAG GAGCTGTGAAGATCAAAACTCCCCTCAACCGGGAACTGGTGGCCACCTACGAGGTCACCATCTCCGTCCACGATAATGCCAGCGAAGTCATCGACCGCTCCGTCAGCGTGCCCAACG CCAAGCTGACAGTCAATGTCTTGGACGTCAATGACAACACCCCCCGCTTCCGCCCCTTTGGGGTCACCTACTTCACGGAGAGGATCCTGGAGGGAGCCACACAGGGCACCACACTCATCTCCATCTCAGCGGTGGACCCGGACAAAGGTGCCAATGGGCAGATCACCTACGAGCTGCTGAACCTCTCCCCGGAAGGCTACGTCTGTCTTGAAGACCAGTCAGCAG GGAAGGTCGTGGCCAACAGGACGGTGGACTATGAGGAGGTGCAGTGGCTGAACTTCACCATCCGAGCTTCCGACAACGGCTCTCCCCGCAGATCCGCTGAGATCCCTGTGTACCTCCAGATAGTGGACATCAATGACAACAATCCTGTTTTCAGCCAACCATCCTACCAG aaagctgtCTTTGAGGACGTGCCATTGGGTACGGTCATCCTGAGGGTCCAGGCCACGGATGCAGATTCTGGGCGTTTTGCTCTCATCCAGTACAGCCTGGGGGATGGAGAGGGCAAGTTTGGGATAAATCCCAACACG GGTGACATCTACATCCTGTCAGCCCTGGACCGGGAGAAGAAGGATCACTACACGCTGACAGCTGTAGCCAGGGACAACCCCGGGGACGTGTCCAGTAACCGTCGGGAGAACTCCGTGCAG GTGCTGGTCACAGTCCTGGACATTAACGACTTCAGGCCCCAGTTCAGCAAGAGCCAGTTCAGCACCAGCGTCTACGAGAACGAGCCGGCGGGGACGTCGGTGATCACCATGACCGCCACCGACCTGGATGAAGGGGATAACGGCGTAGTGACCTACAGCATCGAGGGCCCCGGCGCAG AGGCTTTCAAGATCAATAAAGACTCGGGGCTCATCACATCCCGGCGGCGCTTGCAGTCCTACGAGAGGTTCAACCTGACTGTGGTGGCCACAGACAAGGGGCACCCGCCTCTCTGGGGGACCACCATGCTCCACGTGGACGTCATCGACATCAATGACAACCGCCCCGTCTTCGTCCGCCCGCCCAATGGCACCATCCTGCACATCAAGGAG GAGATCCCCCTGGGGTCCAACGTCTATGAGGTCTACGCCACGGACAAAGACGAGGGCCTCAACGGAGCAGTGCTCTACAACCTGCTGAAAACCGGGGCGGGGAACAAAGACTGGGAGTATTTCAGCATCGACTCAGTCAGCGGGCTGATCCAGACGGCCATGCGGCTGGACCGGGAGAAGCAGGCGGTGTACAAT ctgaTCATCGTGGCCTGTGACCAGGGCCAGCCAGCCTATGAGACCATGCAGCCTCTCCAGGTCGCACTCGATGACATTGATGACAATGAGCCCATCTTCCTCAGGCCACCC AGGGACAGTCCCCAGTACCAGGCACTTTCCGTCCCTGAGCACTCACAGCCAGGCACCGTGGTGGGAAATGTCACTGGGGCAGTGGATGCAGATGAGGGCTCCAACGCCATCGTCTACTACTTCATAGCAG CTGGGAACCAGGAGAGCAACTTCCATCTGAGCcgggaggggaagctgcaggtCTTGCGAGACCTGGACCGGGAGAAGGACCCATACTACTCCATCATAGTCAAAGCGTCCAGCCAGAGGAACtggtcccctccccggggccagCGGGCGGGCAGAGCCCAGGCCTGGGACCTCAACGGGGACCTGACCCTTCAGGAGGTGCGGATCTTCCTGGATGACATCAATGACCAGTCCCCCCAGTTCACCAAGTCAGAGTACACAGCAG GGGTCGCCACCGACGCCAAGGTGGGATCGGAGCTGATCAGAGTGGTCGCAGTGGACGCTGATATAGGCAATAACAGCCTGGTCCTGTACAACATCTTGGGTATCCGCTATATCAAGCAGCACTCCAACGACTCCGAGGAGGTGGCCAACATCTTCAGCATTG GAACCCTTGATGGAATCCTGCGAACCTTTGACCTCTTCACGGCCTACAACCCCGGCTACTTCGTGGTGGACATCATGGCCTCTGATCTGGTGGGCCACAACGACACGGCCATTGTGGGGATTTACATCCTGCGGGATGACCAGCGGGTCAAAATCATCATCAATGAGATCCCTGACAAAGTTAGGCAGTTCGAAGAGGAGTTCATCAGTCTGCTCTCCAACATCACAGGCGCCATTGTCAACACAGATGATGTGCAG TTCCATGTTGACAAGAAAGGTCGGGTGAACTTTGCACAGACAGAGCTTCTGATCCACGTGGTGAACAGGGATACCAACCGCATCCTGGACGTGGAGCG GGTGATTCAGATGATAGATGAgaacaaggagcagctgaggaaccTCTTCAGGAACTACAATGTGCTGGATGTGCAGCCCGCCATCACCGCCCGGGCCCCAGATGACCTCTCGGCTCTGCAG ATGGCGATCATCGTGCTGGCCGTCCTGCTCTTCCTGGCTGCCATGCTCTTCATCCTCATGAACTGGTACTACCGGACAGT GCACAAGAGGAAATTGAAAGCCATAGTGGCTGGCTCCACCG GGAACAGAGGCTTCATGGACATCATGGACATGCCAAACACCAACAAGTACTCCTTTGATGG GGCCAACCCTGTGTGGCTGGACCCCTTCTGCAGGAACATGGAGCTGGCGGCACAGGCGGAGCATGAGGACGACCTGCCGGAGAACCTGAGTGAGATCACCGACCTCTGGAACAGCCCGGCCCGCACTCAC GGGACCTTCGGCAGAGAGCCCTCCGCGGCCAAGCCCGAGGATGACCGCTACCTGCGGGCAGCCATCCAGGAGTACGACAACATTGCCAAGCTTGGGCAGATCATGCGGGAGGGACCCATCAAG